In Anseongella ginsenosidimutans, one genomic interval encodes:
- a CDS encoding class I SAM-dependent methyltransferase: MTLDEARKLIAVPALHAGGPQEWADLGCGPGLFSRALLSLLPDASRIHAVDNRFYDFEEAGIQFIKADFEQDVLPLPALNGIMMANSLHFVNNKLRLLRKLKMQLRPGSIFILVEYDKAWPNPWVPYPLKFSSAGKLFQEAGLGPLEKIAERKSVYSRAKIYSAWCRVG; this comes from the coding sequence CGGCCCCCAGGAATGGGCGGATCTGGGCTGCGGACCCGGTTTGTTCAGCCGCGCCCTTTTAAGCCTTCTGCCGGACGCAAGTCGTATTCACGCGGTGGATAACCGGTTTTATGATTTCGAAGAAGCGGGAATACAGTTCATCAAAGCCGATTTTGAACAGGATGTCCTTCCGCTTCCAGCCCTGAACGGGATCATGATGGCAAATTCCCTGCATTTCGTTAACAATAAATTGCGCCTTTTACGGAAGCTTAAAATGCAGTTGAGGCCGGGAAGTATCTTTATCCTGGTAGAGTATGACAAAGCCTGGCCAAATCCCTGGGTGCCTTACCCGCTGAAGTTTTCTTCTGCCGGAAAATTATTCCAGGAGGCAGGCTTGGGCCCGCTGGAAAAGATCGCTGAGCGGAAGTCTGTTTACAGCCGGGCGAAGATCTATTCAGCCTGGTGCCGGGTGGGCTGA
- a CDS encoding DMT family transporter: MLIRGKSSVFLGGFAITLAGAILFSTKAIFVKQAFRDTGTDVLSLLAVRMLFALPFYLAAAFYFSRQKENVRFTGRQWVLIILLGILGYYLSSLFDFIGLQYISAGLERLILFLYPTFTVLLNMLLFRQPVTRRQGLALALIYGGAVIAYLGELNISGFGRDIVTGSLWILLCAMTFAMYLIGSGRMIKQVGDKKFTAYAMLAATAGVLLHSLAVNGEQLIIIKPGLIWYGLLLAVVATVLPSFMIANGLKRIGSNNVSIISAVGPVSTILQAHWFLGEPIFAGQLAGTALVIGGILLIGWKAGSGEGKEIGSKGENNSGAESEKRNKTENKPN; this comes from the coding sequence ATGCTTATCAGGGGGAAATCTTCCGTGTTCCTTGGGGGCTTTGCCATTACGCTGGCGGGGGCTATTCTATTTTCCACCAAGGCTATTTTTGTAAAGCAGGCATTCCGCGACACGGGGACAGACGTGCTTAGTTTGCTGGCGGTACGCATGCTTTTTGCCCTGCCTTTTTATCTTGCTGCTGCATTTTATTTTTCCCGCCAAAAAGAGAACGTGCGTTTCACCGGCAGGCAATGGGTCCTTATCATATTACTGGGCATATTAGGCTATTACCTGAGCAGCCTGTTCGATTTTATCGGCCTGCAATACATTTCCGCGGGCCTGGAACGGCTTATCCTGTTTCTCTACCCTACTTTTACCGTATTGCTGAACATGCTGCTGTTCCGGCAGCCTGTTACCCGGCGGCAAGGCCTGGCATTGGCCCTTATCTACGGCGGCGCTGTCATTGCGTACCTGGGTGAGCTGAATATCTCCGGATTTGGAAGGGACATCGTTACCGGGAGCCTGTGGATCCTGCTTTGTGCGATGACCTTTGCGATGTATCTCATTGGCAGCGGTCGAATGATAAAACAGGTTGGCGATAAAAAATTCACCGCCTATGCGATGCTCGCTGCTACTGCCGGCGTACTGCTGCACTCACTTGCTGTAAATGGCGAACAACTGATCATTATCAAACCGGGCTTGATATGGTACGGGCTGCTCCTTGCGGTGGTAGCCACCGTGCTGCCTTCTTTTATGATTGCCAACGGGCTTAAAAGAATTGGCTCGAATAACGTTTCCATTATTTCAGCTGTGGGGCCGGTTTCCACTATCCTGCAGGCACACTGGTTTCTTGGGGAACCCATTTTTGCGGGGCAGCTGGCAGGGACCGCCTTGGTCATCGGCGGCATCCTGCTGATAGGCTGGAAAGCTGGAAGCGGGGAGGGAAAAGAGATCGGAAGCAAGGGAGAAAACAACAGCGGAGCAGAAAGCGAAAAGCGAAACAAGACAGAAAATAAGCCGAACTGA
- a CDS encoding sigma-70 family RNA polymerase sigma factor: protein MLTNGTEYTDEALISRIVRGETALFELLIRRNNTYLYKVGRAYPYGHEDTQDLMQDTFVAAYLHLGQFERRSSFRTWLVRIMLHNCYRKRQKWSAKHIAAAEIQPGMVPAFSRGSETDTNQTVMNKELRSVIEQALERLPLDYRMVFTLREMNGMNVAETAEALQISPANVKVRLNRAKAQLRREVERSYSAGELFEFNLVYCDAMVSRVMEKISSLK, encoded by the coding sequence ATGTTGACGAATGGTACGGAATACACGGATGAAGCACTTATCAGCAGGATCGTCCGGGGTGAAACCGCCCTGTTTGAATTGCTGATCCGGCGAAATAATACGTACCTGTATAAGGTGGGGCGCGCTTATCCCTACGGGCATGAGGATACGCAGGATCTGATGCAGGATACCTTCGTGGCTGCCTACCTGCACCTTGGCCAGTTTGAACGCCGGAGTAGTTTCAGGACCTGGCTGGTGCGGATCATGCTGCATAATTGTTACCGGAAACGGCAGAAATGGAGCGCTAAACATATTGCGGCGGCCGAGATTCAGCCTGGGATGGTCCCGGCATTTTCCCGCGGCAGCGAAACGGACACGAACCAAACCGTTATGAACAAAGAATTGCGATCGGTCATCGAGCAGGCGCTGGAGCGGCTTCCCCTGGATTACCGGATGGTGTTTACGCTTCGCGAAATGAACGGCATGAACGTGGCTGAAACCGCGGAAGCGCTGCAAATCAGCCCGGCTAATGTGAAAGTACGGTTGAACCGGGCAAAGGCCCAGCTGCGCCGGGAAGTAGAAAGATCCTATTCTGCCGGGGAATTATTCGAATTCAACCTGGTTTATTGTGATGCAATGGTCAGCCGGGTCATGGAAAAGATATCGTCTTTAAAATAG
- a CDS encoding helix-turn-helix domain-containing protein: MMKVSNLQPGNALAGYVQRILVIENYRVISPFILPLFANGAPTLLFLTAAGTLDNSPANHLTLFGQTVFPRTLTVKENFTLIAYFFKPHALHALFGVPAHELADYPVSLNLLEPGMTAELKDRLLNAGSTKIMLSLLDNYIFRLITRTRIAAEMVMHAANMVASCTSGESLAAVQKELYVTERTFQRLFKNAIGIAPNLFRRICQFNAGFQQLNSGRFSRLSDIAFAHGYADQSHYIRTFKEFTGTTPKDYLKWAGGA, translated from the coding sequence ATGATGAAAGTCAGCAATCTACAGCCTGGCAACGCCCTTGCCGGCTACGTGCAGCGGATCCTGGTCATTGAAAACTATCGGGTAATTAGTCCTTTTATCTTGCCGCTATTTGCCAACGGTGCGCCGACGCTGCTTTTTCTGACGGCCGCCGGCACGCTTGACAACAGTCCCGCGAATCACCTGACACTTTTCGGGCAAACGGTATTTCCAAGGACGTTGACGGTTAAGGAGAACTTTACCCTGATAGCCTATTTCTTTAAACCGCATGCCCTACATGCGCTGTTCGGGGTTCCGGCGCATGAACTGGCAGACTATCCGGTTTCACTGAATTTGCTGGAACCCGGGATGACTGCTGAACTTAAAGACCGCTTATTGAATGCAGGCTCCACGAAGATCATGCTGTCCTTGCTGGACAATTATATTTTTCGGTTGATCACCAGGACCCGGATCGCTGCTGAAATGGTCATGCATGCGGCAAATATGGTCGCCTCCTGCACTTCGGGCGAATCCCTTGCCGCGGTTCAAAAAGAATTGTATGTTACGGAGCGAACATTCCAGCGCCTGTTCAAAAACGCGATAGGCATAGCACCTAATCTTTTCAGGCGGATATGCCAGTTCAATGCCGGATTTCAGCAGCTGAACAGCGGAAGGTTCTCCAGGCTTTCCGACATCGCCTTTGCGCACGGCTATGCCGACCAAAGCCACTACATACGCACTTTTAAGGAATTCACCGGAACTACCCCTAAAGACTACCTCAAGTGGGCCGGCGGGGCATAA
- a CDS encoding VOC family protein, with amino-acid sequence MKNPIYPCLWFDGQAQEAAAFYCAIFENSTITADNQMVVTFELNGKRFMGLNAGPQFKFNEAVSFVVDCETQDEIDYYWAKLTADGGIESQCGWLKDKFGVSWQIVPTILPSLLSDPAKAQNVMEVFMKMKKFDIEALKNA; translated from the coding sequence ATGAAGAATCCGATTTATCCCTGCCTGTGGTTTGACGGGCAAGCCCAGGAAGCGGCAGCATTTTATTGCGCCATTTTTGAGAACTCAACGATCACCGCAGACAACCAAATGGTGGTCACCTTTGAGCTGAACGGCAAACGTTTTATGGGTTTGAACGCCGGCCCGCAGTTCAAGTTCAATGAAGCCGTATCCTTTGTCGTGGATTGCGAAACCCAGGATGAGATCGACTATTACTGGGCGAAGCTTACAGCGGATGGCGGTATCGAAAGCCAGTGTGGCTGGCTGAAAGACAAATTCGGCGTTTCCTGGCAAATTGTCCCCACCATTCTGCCTTCGCTCCTGAGCGATCCCGCAAAGGCGCAGAACGTAATGGAAGTCTTTATGAAAATGAAGAAGTTTGATATCGAAGCCTTGAAAAATGCCTGA
- a CDS encoding RagB/SusD family nutrient uptake outer membrane protein gives MKKLLVISSFIGLSLVSCDKGFLELYPETALTSATFFKTEADFEQAVNAAYVPLRAIYNENAYLLGEMHSDNAYYARNPLFGARDQDQNLADFCVPKADGLTTNTHIRDQYRRNYQIISRANQVLALIDEVEFDEQAKQNLKGQAHFLRAFAYFDLVRAFGQAPLQLEPVATREEAAQPLATKEQLYELIETEAKSAAELLLPKSQQEPGRVTSGTARMLLADLYMTQKRWSDASTVLLEIETSGEYELMPSYDQAFSTSTGNKNNMESIFEVQYKEGPEGYSSNFVYRFMPRPITASELGAIMGTGNPQNLSEEGNNTPTPDLIAAYEAGDEREEATIGYVTLSGSQWIEDTYPYVKKYVHPHSQHNNTGMNWPIYRYAETLLFLAEALNEQNQTGEAAGYLNQVRARAGLGATTASGQAELREAIFKERRVELAFENKRWYDIARTGRIQEIIAPYGERVKNNPQTYYYPEGYQPPNNAFTNLDQYFPLPADEAALTPHF, from the coding sequence ATGAAAAAGTTACTTGTCATCAGCAGCTTCATAGGTCTGAGCCTGGTAAGCTGCGACAAAGGTTTCCTGGAGCTATACCCGGAAACCGCACTTACTTCAGCCACCTTTTTCAAAACCGAAGCGGATTTTGAGCAAGCGGTGAATGCGGCCTATGTTCCATTGAGAGCCATTTATAACGAAAATGCCTACCTGCTGGGGGAAATGCATTCCGACAATGCCTATTACGCGAGGAACCCCTTGTTCGGCGCCCGGGACCAGGATCAGAACCTGGCTGATTTCTGTGTTCCAAAGGCGGATGGCCTCACTACCAACACGCATATACGGGACCAGTACCGGAGGAATTACCAGATCATTTCGCGGGCCAACCAGGTACTTGCACTGATTGATGAGGTTGAATTTGACGAACAGGCCAAGCAGAACCTCAAAGGACAAGCACATTTCTTAAGGGCTTTTGCCTATTTTGACCTTGTACGCGCATTCGGGCAAGCGCCCCTTCAGCTGGAGCCCGTCGCCACCAGGGAAGAGGCCGCGCAGCCATTGGCTACTAAAGAACAGTTATATGAGCTGATAGAAACCGAAGCCAAATCCGCAGCGGAGCTTTTGCTACCCAAATCGCAGCAGGAACCGGGACGAGTTACATCCGGCACCGCCAGGATGCTGCTGGCCGATTTGTATATGACCCAGAAAAGATGGTCCGATGCGTCTACCGTCCTGCTGGAGATTGAAACCAGCGGCGAGTATGAGCTGATGCCTTCCTACGATCAGGCATTTTCCACCTCGACCGGCAACAAGAACAATATGGAGTCCATCTTTGAAGTCCAGTACAAGGAGGGCCCGGAAGGATACAGCAGTAATTTTGTTTACCGGTTTATGCCCCGGCCCATCACGGCGTCTGAACTTGGGGCCATTATGGGTACGGGCAATCCCCAGAACCTTTCGGAAGAAGGCAACAATACGCCCACTCCGGACCTCATCGCCGCCTACGAGGCAGGAGACGAACGGGAGGAGGCAACCATTGGCTATGTCACATTGAGCGGCAGCCAGTGGATCGAAGACACCTATCCTTATGTCAAAAAATATGTTCATCCGCACAGCCAGCATAACAATACGGGCATGAACTGGCCCATCTATCGTTACGCGGAGACTTTGCTCTTCCTGGCGGAGGCCTTAAATGAACAGAACCAGACGGGAGAAGCCGCCGGCTACCTGAACCAGGTACGTGCCAGGGCAGGGCTGGGCGCCACGACTGCATCAGGTCAGGCGGAACTGCGGGAAGCCATTTTCAAAGAAAGAAGAGTGGAGCTGGCTTTCGAAAACAAGCGCTGGTATGATATTGCGCGGACAGGCCGGATACAGGAAATCATTGCGCCTTACGGCGAAAGGGTAAAGAATAACCCGCAAACCTATTATTATCCGGAAGGGTATCAGCCGCCTAATAACGCTTTCACCAACCTGGACCAATATTTTCCGCTGCCTGCCGACGAGGCCGCCCTGACTCCTCACTTTTAA
- a CDS encoding SusC/RagA family TonB-linked outer membrane protein has translation MSKNVIFCSRNCFLATKRVFYLILVAAFALTSSSSFGSGRQSVIKGTVSDESGAPLPGASVTVKGAQLGASTDENGAFTLEVPGPDAVLVITSIGYATQEITVGSRTTIDVTLVPDQQQLEEVVVVGYGSQLKREVTGAVQTISSQDIKDIPVPQVAQKLQGKVAGVQINQTTGIPGRGMSVRIRGQMSVSAGSDPLYVVDGFPITGGINSLNPDEIADISILKDAASTSLYGSRAANGVVLITTKKRGTPGQTNVSFNAYTGWQKVPQKGRIEMMNAEEFAQFKKEIYEDVGRPVPEAFQNPSQYRDMNDNNWYDALLRTAPIQSYNLSMVQTRENSNTSITAGIFDQQGVVLNTDYRRYSLRMNNDFSVSDKVKMGFNVAPQYVEDNIPVLTATAAQGSSSTPCTHGLLCPFMMKTANQPFPTSSRPVPETFMYILTG, from the coding sequence ATGTCAAAAAACGTGATTTTTTGTAGCCGGAATTGCTTTCTGGCTACGAAACGGGTATTCTATTTGATTTTAGTTGCCGCTTTTGCCCTGACTTCGTCCAGCTCGTTCGGGTCGGGCCGGCAGTCAGTAATAAAAGGGACAGTCTCCGATGAATCCGGCGCTCCCCTTCCCGGTGCCAGCGTTACCGTTAAAGGAGCGCAATTGGGAGCTTCTACCGACGAGAACGGAGCATTTACCCTGGAAGTACCGGGGCCCGACGCCGTGCTGGTCATCACTTCCATCGGCTATGCAACACAAGAGATCACCGTGGGCTCCAGGACCACCATAGATGTGACCCTCGTCCCGGATCAGCAGCAGCTGGAAGAAGTGGTGGTAGTTGGATACGGGAGCCAGCTGAAACGCGAGGTAACCGGAGCGGTCCAGACGATTTCGAGCCAGGATATTAAAGATATTCCCGTACCGCAGGTAGCTCAGAAGTTGCAGGGCAAAGTGGCCGGCGTACAAATCAATCAAACTACGGGGATTCCCGGCAGGGGCATGTCCGTCAGGATACGCGGGCAAATGTCGGTTTCGGCAGGAAGCGACCCGCTGTATGTGGTGGACGGATTCCCGATCACCGGGGGAATCAATTCATTGAACCCTGATGAGATCGCTGATATTTCCATCCTGAAGGATGCGGCTTCTACTTCGCTTTACGGCTCCCGGGCTGCCAACGGCGTGGTCTTGATCACCACTAAGAAACGGGGAACACCGGGCCAGACAAATGTCAGCTTTAACGCTTATACAGGCTGGCAGAAAGTGCCTCAGAAGGGCCGGATTGAAATGATGAATGCCGAAGAGTTCGCCCAGTTCAAAAAGGAAATTTATGAAGATGTGGGACGCCCGGTGCCGGAAGCCTTCCAGAACCCGTCCCAGTACCGCGACATGAACGACAATAACTGGTACGATGCGCTGCTGCGGACAGCGCCGATTCAAAGCTACAATCTGTCGATGGTGCAAACCCGGGAAAACTCCAATACTTCTATCACGGCGGGCATTTTCGACCAGCAGGGGGTTGTTCTCAACACCGACTACCGGCGCTATTCCCTCCGGATGAATAACGACTTCTCGGTATCAGATAAAGTTAAAATGGGATTCAACGTCGCCCCGCAGTATGTTGAAGATAATATCCCCGTACTGACGGCGACCGCGGCACAGGGATCCTCTTCAACGCCTTGCACACATGGCCTATTATGCCCATTTATGATGAAAACGGCGAACCAACCCTTTCCAACCAGTTCCCGGCCAGTACCGGAAACATTTATGTATATCCTAACTGGGTAA
- a CDS encoding OsmC family protein yields the protein MVIYHKINVLQIMAQVTAVNGKENYLIEISSPTGNKVTADEPLDKGGRNKGFSPKELLASALAACTSATVRMFAARKEWELRDVKINIELLEEDGKTTFRRTIKFEGNLDNAQQQRLFMVANACPVHKILTNNIVVDSTMKRG from the coding sequence ATGGTAATTTACCACAAGATCAATGTATTACAGATCATGGCACAAGTAACCGCCGTTAATGGCAAAGAAAATTACCTTATTGAAATTTCTTCTCCCACCGGGAACAAAGTAACAGCGGATGAGCCCCTTGATAAGGGGGGCAGGAACAAAGGTTTTTCTCCTAAGGAATTGCTTGCATCCGCTTTAGCTGCATGCACCAGCGCAACGGTAAGAATGTTTGCAGCTCGCAAGGAGTGGGAACTCCGGGATGTTAAAATAAACATTGAACTGCTGGAAGAAGATGGCAAAACCACTTTCCGCCGAACGATAAAATTTGAAGGCAACCTGGATAATGCTCAGCAGCAGCGTTTGTTTATGGTAGCGAACGCCTGTCCCGTGCATAAGATCCTGACGAATAATATTGTCGTCGACTCAACCATGAAGCGGGGTTAA
- a CDS encoding pirin family protein — protein MLDIVIESRKASIGPNLTVNRILPFRLRRMVGPFIFMDHAGPVRAEVPDAGEYDVLPHPHIGLSTVSYLFGGTVTHRDSLGVEQVIKPGEVNWMTAGSGIAHSERFEDPAVLAGGELEMIQTWVALPEKDEESAPSFHNYTVEQLPVFTDTGVWMRLIAGNAYGLLSSVKTSSPLFYLHVVLSQGARFGLPKEHAERGIYIAKGSIEVNGNTYGEGKLLVFTKGGDPLIIAKEKATLMLLGGEPLGNRYIWWNFVSSRKERIEQAKEDWKQGRIILPPNDNDTFIPLPEDKSRPSGPLRRCFPECRF, from the coding sequence ATGCTTGATATTGTCATTGAATCGAGGAAAGCTTCCATCGGCCCGAACCTGACGGTGAACCGGATCCTTCCGTTCCGGCTGCGAAGAATGGTGGGACCATTCATTTTTATGGACCACGCGGGCCCTGTACGCGCCGAAGTGCCGGATGCAGGTGAGTACGACGTGCTGCCGCATCCGCATATCGGCTTGTCAACGGTCAGTTATTTATTCGGCGGAACCGTTACTCACCGGGACAGCCTTGGGGTGGAACAGGTGATAAAGCCCGGAGAAGTGAATTGGATGACGGCAGGCAGCGGAATTGCTCATAGCGAACGTTTCGAGGACCCTGCGGTACTGGCGGGCGGCGAACTGGAAATGATCCAAACATGGGTGGCCCTGCCTGAAAAAGACGAAGAGTCGGCGCCGTCATTCCATAACTATACCGTTGAACAGCTGCCTGTCTTTACCGACACCGGCGTATGGATGCGGTTGATCGCGGGAAATGCCTACGGGCTGCTGAGCAGCGTGAAAACGAGTTCCCCTTTATTTTACCTGCATGTGGTGCTAAGCCAGGGCGCCCGCTTTGGATTGCCAAAAGAACATGCCGAAAGAGGCATTTACATTGCCAAAGGGAGTATAGAAGTGAACGGGAATACGTACGGTGAGGGAAAACTGCTGGTATTTACCAAAGGAGGCGACCCGCTGATCATTGCAAAAGAAAAAGCCACACTTATGCTGCTTGGCGGCGAGCCGCTGGGAAACCGTTACATTTGGTGGAATTTTGTGTCGAGCCGGAAGGAACGAATAGAACAGGCCAAGGAAGATTGGAAACAAGGGCGCATTATTTTGCCTCCCAATGATAACGACACATTCATTCCCTTGCCGGAAGACAAATCAAGGCCTTCCGGGCCCCTCCGGAGGTGCTTTCCTGAATGTCGTTTTTAA
- a CDS encoding DUF1028 domain-containing protein, producing the protein MKTSALIGILALCGFNAFATWSIIIIDPETKEIGIAGASCSYNCYGIGSIMPGKGAIIVQAMSNNEAREEGLKMIITGATPKQIIAAIRNRKFDPERQQYSVLTVSHMNAATYTGTSTHSSNGALTAPGISVQGNTLAGKQVLQAVFAAALKARNEGLRIDKVLMRALEAGSIAGGDKRCGEQKATSAFITVTKPNDHPKRPYLDLVIFGQKKGGPNAVLMLRRKYDKWAEKER; encoded by the coding sequence ATGAAAACGTCGGCATTGATCGGCATCCTGGCGCTATGCGGCTTTAATGCTTTTGCCACCTGGTCCATTATAATTATTGATCCTGAAACGAAGGAAATTGGAATTGCCGGAGCCTCCTGCAGTTATAATTGCTACGGAATCGGCAGCATTATGCCGGGTAAAGGAGCAATCATTGTGCAGGCGATGAGCAATAACGAGGCCCGGGAAGAAGGTTTAAAGATGATCATTACAGGAGCCACGCCGAAACAGATCATCGCGGCGATCAGAAACCGCAAGTTTGATCCGGAACGCCAGCAATACTCCGTGTTGACGGTCAGCCACATGAATGCTGCCACTTATACAGGCACCTCGACCCATTCGTCTAACGGGGCGTTAACAGCGCCGGGCATTTCTGTACAAGGCAATACTTTAGCCGGCAAGCAGGTACTCCAGGCAGTTTTTGCCGCGGCCTTGAAGGCAAGAAATGAAGGGCTCCGGATAGATAAGGTCCTGATGCGGGCGCTGGAAGCAGGATCAATCGCAGGCGGCGATAAAAGATGCGGAGAACAAAAGGCAACTTCGGCATTTATTACAGTTACGAAGCCAAATGACCATCCTAAAAGACCCTATCTCGATTTAGTAATATTCGGCCAGAAAAAAGGCGGCCCCAATGCAGTATTGATGCTCCGGCGGAAATACGACAAGTGGGCCGAAAAAGAACGTTGA
- a CDS encoding Smr/MutS family protein, which produces MGKPREIDLHLQAFRRNTSGMSPEAMLNVSIERMRSALDEAISNGEKEIRFIHGRGKGALRERVYQELQTYAREGEIISFEPSFFNPDIVVVRIRY; this is translated from the coding sequence ATGGGCAAGCCAAGGGAAATTGATCTTCATTTACAGGCATTCAGGCGGAACACGTCCGGAATGAGCCCCGAAGCCATGTTGAATGTGAGCATCGAACGGATGCGGTCCGCCCTGGACGAAGCCATTTCCAACGGCGAAAAAGAAATCCGCTTTATCCACGGGCGCGGAAAAGGCGCCCTCCGTGAACGCGTTTACCAGGAGTTACAGACCTACGCCCGTGAGGGGGAGATCATCTCATTTGAACCTTCCTTCTTCAACCCTGATATCGTCGTGGTACGGATCCGGTATTAA
- a CDS encoding nitrilase family protein has translation MDKFKVATAQFEHKSGDKAYNLSVIEELSAKASEKGAKAIAFHECSITGYTFARRLSKEQMLELAEPIPSGESISTLTRIAANHKIAVLAGLFERDDNDRLYKAYVCVDQNGLVARYRKLHPFINPHLTPGNEYCVFDLYGWKCGILICYDNNIIENVRATALLGANVIFMPHVTMCTPSSRPGAGFVDPALWEKREEDPTSLRLEFEGMKGRDWLMKWLPARAYDNAVYCIFSNPIGMDDDQLKNGCSMIIDPFGDILAECKTLGNDLVAAVLTPEKLRLAGGYRYMQARRPELYRDILGQPHQPHQKVAWLAPGNLDN, from the coding sequence ATGGATAAATTTAAGGTAGCGACCGCGCAGTTTGAACATAAAAGCGGCGACAAAGCATACAATCTTTCCGTTATTGAAGAGCTTTCCGCGAAGGCTTCAGAAAAAGGGGCGAAGGCCATTGCCTTTCATGAGTGTTCGATTACCGGGTACACGTTTGCCAGGCGTCTTTCGAAGGAGCAGATGCTGGAACTGGCCGAACCTATACCTTCCGGGGAAAGCATTTCAACACTTACCCGCATAGCCGCCAATCATAAAATCGCTGTGTTGGCCGGGCTTTTTGAGCGGGATGATAATGATCGCTTGTATAAGGCGTACGTTTGTGTCGATCAAAACGGGCTGGTTGCCAGGTACCGGAAGCTGCACCCTTTTATCAATCCTCACCTGACACCCGGAAATGAATACTGTGTATTTGACCTTTATGGCTGGAAGTGCGGTATCCTGATCTGCTATGATAACAATATCATAGAAAATGTAAGGGCTACGGCGCTTTTGGGAGCTAATGTCATATTTATGCCGCATGTGACCATGTGTACACCGTCAAGCCGCCCCGGCGCCGGATTTGTAGATCCCGCTCTCTGGGAAAAGCGCGAAGAGGATCCTACTTCGCTGAGGCTGGAGTTCGAGGGAATGAAAGGACGGGATTGGTTAATGAAGTGGCTTCCTGCCAGAGCCTATGATAACGCAGTTTACTGCATTTTTTCAAATCCTATTGGCATGGATGATGACCAGCTGAAAAATGGCTGCTCCATGATCATTGACCCGTTCGGCGATATCCTCGCGGAATGTAAAACCCTTGGGAATGACCTGGTCGCTGCCGTGCTGACACCCGAAAAACTCCGCCTGGCCGGCGGGTACCGCTATATGCAGGCAAGGCGTCCGGAACTATACCGGGATATCCTCGGGCAGCCTCACCAGCCGCACCAAAAAGTAGCCTGGCTTGCCCCAGGCAACCTGGACAATTAG
- a CDS encoding VOC family protein, with amino-acid sequence MQKIIPNLWFDSEAEEAAQFYTSLFPGSETGTITRYGKEGFEIHGQPEGAVLTVDFELAGFRMTGLNGGPLFKFTPAISFFVVCETEAETDALWQKLSESGKVLMELGKYNWSEKYGWVADKYGLSWQITLGHLQDAGQKITPSFLFVGDQYGRAEEAIDLYTSVFKDSEIVNIFRGEAAGPQGREPVLYGQFQLSGESFVAMDGAGEHNYSFTEGLSLMVNCGSQEEVDYFWEKLTDGGEESQCGWLKDKFGVSWQIVPSVLNEMMKDPDPEKVARVTKAFLQMQKFDIRRLEEAYQGR; translated from the coding sequence ATGCAAAAGATCATTCCCAATTTGTGGTTCGACAGCGAAGCTGAAGAAGCCGCGCAATTCTATACCTCGCTTTTCCCGGGGTCGGAGACAGGCACAATAACCCGGTATGGAAAGGAGGGGTTTGAGATTCACGGGCAGCCCGAGGGCGCCGTATTGACCGTCGATTTCGAACTGGCCGGATTCCGGATGACGGGGCTGAACGGCGGTCCGCTTTTTAAGTTCACCCCTGCAATTTCTTTTTTCGTGGTTTGCGAAACGGAAGCGGAAACAGATGCGCTTTGGCAAAAGCTTTCTGAAAGCGGAAAAGTATTGATGGAACTGGGAAAATACAATTGGAGCGAAAAATACGGATGGGTGGCTGATAAATATGGCCTTTCCTGGCAAATAACCCTTGGCCACCTTCAGGACGCGGGGCAAAAAATAACCCCTTCTTTTCTATTTGTCGGCGACCAGTACGGACGGGCCGAGGAGGCTATTGATCTGTATACGTCCGTGTTTAAGGATTCCGAAATAGTAAATATTTTTCGGGGCGAAGCAGCCGGGCCACAGGGGCGGGAACCGGTACTCTATGGACAATTCCAGCTGAGCGGCGAGTCTTTTGTTGCTATGGACGGCGCAGGCGAACATAATTATTCTTTCACCGAGGGCTTATCGCTCATGGTCAATTGCGGATCGCAGGAAGAAGTGGATTATTTCTGGGAAAAGCTTACCGATGGCGGGGAAGAAAGCCAGTGCGGCTGGCTGAAAGACAAGTTCGGAGTATCATGGCAGATCGTTCCCTCGGTACTCAACGAAATGATGAAGGACCCTGACCCGGAGAAAGTTGCGCGCGTGACCAAGGCCTTTTTGCAAATGCAGAAATTCGATATCCGGCGGCTGGAAGAAGCCTACCAGGGACGCTAA